A window of Castanea sativa cultivar Marrone di Chiusa Pesio chromosome 1, ASM4071231v1 contains these coding sequences:
- the LOC142622905 gene encoding protein root UVB sensitive 6, whose amino-acid sequence MATPPPIKLKQSQTNAAAAAASSSSASHDTARLLVRETLRISANLASSSSPSIPAEPPLSLGDSPESRSLNRRRLGLVEEEYVNSSLRLICCEEIDGRRWNYVAEKDALSGTFKKNSIRALTLHSPQAPVEDLMSFVRSYVVPEGFPDSVIPSYVPYMTWRALKHFFGGAMGVFTTQTLLNSVGVSRNRATPGAVAINWILKDGAGRVGKMLFARQGKKFDYDLKQLRFTGDLLLELGAAVELATAAVPHLFLPLACAANVVKNVAAVTSTSTRTPIYKAFAKGENIGDVTAKGECVGNIADLLGTGMSIMISKRNPSLVTTFALLSCGYVFSSYQEVKSVVLHTLNRARFTVAVDSFLKTGRVPSLQEGNLNEKILSFPWLKDKPVVLGPRFKDAFQDPGVYLAVEPLFEKERYIVTYNPSKGKVYALLKDQAKSDDILKAAFHAHVLLHFVQSSNESRSSAQKQRDYNNYSDIVLTTTDLEAHISESCKMVSKSYGIFKSKAADQGWKMSESLLNPGRARLCASDKSG is encoded by the exons ATGGCTACTCCTCCGCCGATCAAATTGAAGCAATCCCAAACCAacgcggcggcggcggcggcgtcGTCTTCTTCCGCTTCGCACGACACTGCGCGGCTACTGGTCCGCGAAACGCTGCGTATAAGCGCCAATCtcgcttcttcttcttcgcctTCGATTCCGGCGGAGCCGCCGCTCTCTCTGGGCGATTCGCCGGAGAGTCGGAGTTTGAATCGGCGGAGGCTGGGGCTGGTGGAGGAAGAGTATGTGAATTCGAGCTTGAGGCTGATTTGCTGCGAGGAAATCGACGGTCGCAGGTGGAACTACGTGGCTGAAAAAGACGCGCTTTCTGGAACCTTCAAGAAGAACTCCATTCGCGCCCTCACTTTGCACTCTCCTCAAGCTCCAGTTGAG GATCTGATGTCATTTGTAAGATCTTATGTGGTTCCAGAAGGTTTCCCTGATAGCGTTATTCCTTCGTATGTTCCGTATATGACATGGAGAGCTTTGAAG CATTTCTTTGGTGGAGCAATGGGCGTTTTCACAACGCAAACGCTTTTGAATTCAGTTGGAGTCTCTAGAAACCGAGCAACTCCTGGAGCTGTTGCTATTAACTGGATTCTCAAG GATGGTGCTGGTCGTGTTGGAAAAATGCTTTTTGCCCGTCAAGGAAAGAAGTTTGATTATGACTTAAAACAG CTACGATTTACGGGTGATCTCCTTTTGGAGTTGGGTGCTGCTGTGGAGTTGGCAACTGCAGCTGTGCCACACCTTTTTCTTCCTTTGGCTTGTGCTGCTAACGTTGTAAAG AATGTGGCTGCTGTAACATCAACATCAACTCGTACACCAATTTACAAAGCCTTTGCCAAAGGAGAAAACATAGGGGATGTAACTGCTAAAGGAGAATGTGTTGGGAATATTGCAGATCTG CTGGGAACTGGGATGAGCATAATGATCTCAAAAAGAAATCCATCCTTGGTTACTACATTTGCCTTACTTTCGTGTGGATATGTCTTCAGCTCTTACCAAGAG GTTAAGTCTGTAGTGTTGCACACATTGAACCGGGCAAGATTCACTGTGGCAGTAGATTCATTCCTTAAGACAG GACGAGTCCCCTCATTGCAGGAAGGGAACTTGAACgaaaaaatattaagttttCCATGGTTGAAAGATAAGCCTGTTGTTCTTG GACCAAGATTTAAGGATGCTTTCCAAGACCCAGGTGTATATCTTGCTGTAGAGCCTCTCTTTGAG AAAGAGAGATATATTGTGACATATAATCCATCAAAAGGTAAAGTATATGCATTGCTCAAAGATCAGGCAAAGTCAGATGACATTCTAAAAGCGGCATTCCAT GCTCACGTGCTTCTGCATTTTGTACAATCATCAAATGAGAGTCGATCTAGTGCTCAGAAGCAGAGGGATTATAATAACTATTCCGATATTGTGTTGACAACTACTGATCTTGAGGCTCATATATCAGAGTCATGTAAGATGGTCTCAAAATCATATGGGATTTTCAAGAGCAAAGCTGCAGATCAG GGGTGGAAGATGTCAGAGTCACTTCTTAATCCTGGCCGAGCTCGGCTATGTGCAAGTGACAAATCGGGATGA
- the LOC142641989 gene encoding zinc-finger homeodomain protein 4-like, with product MELSSQEGEIPIPIPINSTYAGHGHHGHGHGHGHGHMIHHDPVPHNHIIPSSAPQIPSNGPPLPTSLEDHVPYNKKVVRYRECLKNHAASMGGNATDGCGEFMPSGEEGTIEALTCSACNCHRNFHRKEVEGEPSSCDCHHSPHLNRRKFIFGHHKNLLAPEALGYPTATGTFISSRAPPPHQMIMSYNMGSLPSESDEQEDGAGNGGVVVARPPQLVKKRFRTKFTQEQKEKMLNFAEKVGWKIQKQEEAVVQQFCQEIGVRRRVLKVWMHNNKHNLAKKNPSTA from the coding sequence ATGGAACTTTCAAGTCAAGAGGGAGAGatcccaatcccaatcccaatAAACAGCACATATGCTGGACATGGTCATCATGGTCATGGGCATGGGCATGGGCATGGGCATATGATTCATCATGACCCGGTACCGCACAACCACATCATTCCATCTTCAGCTCCCCAAATCCCCTCCAATGGCCCCCCATTACCCACAAGTCTAGAGGACCATGTGCCCTACAACAAGAAAGTGGTTAGGTACAGAGAATGCCTCAAGAACCATGCAGCTTCCATGGGAGGCAATGCCACTGATGGGTGTGGTGAATTCATGCCCAGTGGTGAAGAGGGTACCATAGAAGCACTCACCTGCTCAGCTTGCAATTGTCACAGAAACTTTCACAGAAAAGAAGTTGAAGGTGAGCCCTCTTCATGTGATTGTCACCACAGCCCACATCTCAACAGGAGGAAGTTCATCTTTGGTCATCACAAGAATTTATTGGCACCTGAGGCATTAGGCTACCCTACAGCTACAGGTACTTTTATATCTTCAAGAGCACCCCCACCACACCAAATGATAATGTCTTACAACATGGGGTCTCTTCCTTCTGAGTCTGATGAGCAAGAAGATGGTGCTGGTAACGGTGGAGTTGTAGTGGCTAGGCCTCCACAGCTTGTGAAGAAAAGGTTTAGGACAAAATTCACTCAGGAACAGAAGGAGAAAATGCTAAACTTTGCTGAGAAAGTTGGGTGGAAGATTCAGAAGCAAGAAGAAGCAGTGGTGCAACAGTTCTGTCAAGAGATTGGAGTCAGGAGAAGAGTCCTCAAGGTTTGGATGCACAACAACAAGCACAATCTAGCGAAGAAGAATCCCTCCACTGCTTAA